ACTATCCTGCGGCATAAATCACTGGAGCACGCTGTTGCTGACCAGCTGGCTGCAGTGCTTGATCACAACGCCTTGACGGCTACCTCTCTACAGGAAGTGATCGCCTCAGCCCTGAAGAGTGATCCGTCTATTTCCCGCAGTATGCATGCCGATATTTGCGCCTGGTATGATCGGGACCCGGCCTGTGACAAATACCTGACCCCATTCCTCTACTTCAAAGGCTTTCACGCCCTGCAGTCGCACCGTATAGCGCACTGGCTATGGAATCAGGGGCGCTTTACCCTGGCCCTGTACTTCCAGAGCCGAGTTTCGGAGCAGTTCTGCGTGGATATTCATCCGGCGGCTAAGTTTGGCGGCGGCATTATGATTGATCACGCTACTGGTCTGGTGGTGGGGGAGACCTGTGTAGTGGGGGATAATGTATCTATCCTGCACTCCGTTACCTTGGGGGGCAGTGGTCGCGGTTCCGGTGATCGCCACCCAAAAATTGGCCATGGGGTAATGATTGGTGCCGGTGCCAAAGTATTGGGGCCTGTGCGGGTAGGGGATGACGTTAAGATTGCCGCTGGAAGCCTGGTCCTGCAAGATGTACCCGATCACACGACTGTCGCCGGTGTGCCAGCACGCCAGGTCGGTGGACGCATTGAGGGAGCCCCCGCCTTTACCATGGATCAGACCCTGGACCCGGACGAATAACAAAGGGATTGAGTGATGTCAGAACCCACCTACAGCCTGATTTTCCGTGGTGACCTGATTGCAGGGTTTACCGCTGGCGATGTGAAGGCCAACCTGGCGCGCCTGTTTAAAAGCAGTCCACAAGCCGTTGAAAAACTGTTTAGTGGACGACCATTGATTTTGCGTAAAGGACTCGGTCGCGCTCAGGCGGAGCAGTTTCAGGCCACTTTGGCCAAGATCGGTGCCCAGGCGACAGTGAAGGATGAGAGTGGTGCTGTGGTCGCAAAGTCCAAGCCTGCCCCAAAATCACAAGCGTCAGAGCCGCAGGAAAAGGCCCAGCCCGAGGCTCCCGATTGGACCTTAGCTCCGATGGAAGGCCACTTGCTAAAGGATTATGAACGCAAGCAGGCATCTGCGGTACAGGTGTCTACCGACCATATCAGCCTGCGCGCGGCGGAGGGCCTTTTACTCGATAAAAATGAGCGGGTTGAACCGGAGGCTGCGGTGGTCAATATTCCTCAGTGGGATGTGGATTAAATTGATCAATATCCTCTGAGAATAATTCAGGCACAAAAAAACCGGCATAAAGCCGGTTTTTTTGTGCCTGACGGTCCGACAATCCAATGGATTGTCGAGCCAAAAGAAAGGGGCTTAGCCCTCTTCTTTCAGGTAGCGCTCGCGGGAGGACAGCACTTCTTTGCGCGCTTCTTCAGCGTCGGCCCAGCCTTCCACTTTCACCCACTTGCCAGCTTCGAGCGCTTTGTAGTTTTCGAAGTAATGTTCAATCTGCTTGAGCAGCAGCTCGGGCAGGTCGCTGATTTCCTGAACGTGATCGTACAGCTTGGTCAGCTTGGTGTGGGGTACCGCCAGCAGCTTGGCGTCAACACCGGATTCGTCGGTCATTTTCAGCACGCCGATTACGCGGGAGCGAATTACAGCGCCCACCATTACCGGGTAGGGTGCAACAACCAGTACGTCCAGGGGGTCACCGTCTTCAGACAGTGTCTGGGGTACATAGCCATAGTTAGCCGGGTAGAACATCGGAGTGGCAACGAAGCGATCCACAAATACGGAGTCAGAGTCCTTGTCCACCTCGTACTTAATGGGATCGGAGTTGGCAGGGATCTCGATGATTACGTTGATATCGCTTGGCAGGTCTTTACCTGCGGGGATCTTGTCGAAGCTCATTGCTGGTCCTGAACTGGGTGAAACGAAAAATTTGGAGCGCGGATTATATATGCTGTTTGGCACGGCTGAAAGTCGCTCTCTTAGGGGCGTTATCGGACGTCAGGGATTGGCTGGCGAGTCTATCCTGTAACTCATTGATAACAACAACGAGGCAGGGACGGTCATGATCAAAGCTCGGGAGGTGAGAACCGTTCAGGAGGCCCGTGCGATTGTCGAAGGGCGTGGCCTCAGTCATGTAAAAGTGGGCCTATTCGATATCGATGGGGTTATGCGCGGCAAGTACATGAGCCGCGAAAAATTTTTCTCCTCCCTGGAAAAGGGCTTTTCCTTTTGTGATGTCGTGCTGGGCTGGGACGTTAAAGACCAGCTCTATGACAATGTACGCTTTACTGGTTGGCATACCGGTTACCCGGATGCTCCGGTGCGAATCCTTCCAGACAGCTGCCGGGATATCCCCTTTGAAGACAATATGCTGCTGTTCATGGCCGAGTTTGATGATCGAGCTCAGTCGGTTTGTCCCCGCGCAGTCCTGCGCAGGGTGGTGGAGCGCTGCAGAGCTATGGAGTTTGAACCCTTTGCCGCCCTTGAATATGAGTACTTCCTTTTTGATGAAACCCCCAATTCCGTGCGCGAAAAGGGTTTCCGCAACCTGAAACCCTTCACCCCGGACTGGTTTGGTTATTCGATGCTGCGTAACTCGGTGCACTCTGAACTGTACCGGGAGATCCTGGGTATGGGCGAGTGTATGGATTTCCCTCTGGAGGGCCTGCACACAGAAACTGGTCCTGGAGTCCTCGAAGCGGCAATTGCGGTGGATGGTGCCGAGGCCGCAGGAGATAAGGCTGCATTGTTTAAGACATTTATGAAAGTACTGGCGCAGCGGATGGGATTGATGGCGACTTTTATGTCGCGCTGGTCCAGTGATTATCCGGGGCAGAGCGGCCATATCCACCTGTCATTACGCAATGTAAATAATGGCGAGGCGGCATTTTTTGAAGGAAACCAGCCCCAGGGAATCAGTGAAACCATGCGTCAGTTTATTGCGGGGCAGCAGCGTCTGATGCCGGAATTCCTGGCGATGTTAGCGCCCACTATAAACAGTTACCGACGCCTGGTTCCCGGTTTCTGGGCGCCTACTGGTGCCAACTGGGGGGTGGAGAACCGTACCACCGCATTGAGGGCTATTCCTGGCAGCAGTAAATCCCAGCGGGTGGAGTACCGCCTGGGTGCTGCGGATGCCAATCCCTATCTGGCCCTGGCTGCGGCATTGGGTTCCGGACTTTACGGCGTGATGCAGCAGTGGCAGCCCAGTGAGCCAATTGAGGGTAATGCCTATGCCTTGGCACCGGAACCCCAGCTGACTCTGCCCGCCACCCTGTGGGATTCAGCTCAATGCCTGAGAGCTTCTGCGGCTGCCAAAGAGTTGTTTGGAAGTGAATTTGTCGAGCACTTTGCCGCCAGCCGCGAGTGGGAGGAACGAGAATACCGGCGTCATGTAAGTGATTGGGAGCTGGACAGATACTTCGAGATTATCTGAACCAGGAGGTGCACTTCGGTTTTATTCTGTAATTGACGATGCTCACGCCCAATTAATTGCCGACGAGAAGGGCGGTACAGGAGTTTTTTTCATTGGCTGGAGGCTAATGTGGAGCGGCTAAAAGGGAATTATTAAATATGCACCACTTGCGATGTATTTCCCCTATAGATAACAGTATTTACCTGGAGCGGCCCCTGGCCGGAGAAGCGGAAATTCGTGTGGCTCTAGACAGGGCCAGCGCCACTCAGCGAGCCTGGCGATTAACCCCGCTTTCTGAGCGTATTGAAATTGTGCGCAGAGCAGTTGAATTTTTTATGGATCGCAAGAATCGTCTTGCAGAGGAGATCTGCTGGATGATGGGGCGTCCCATTCGCTATGCACCGGGGGAAATTGATGGCTTCGCCGAGCGTGCCTCAATGATGGCAAATATTGCTGAACAGGCCCTTGCAGATATCCAGCTGTCTTCCAAACCAGGGTTCTCTCGTTTTATTCGTCGTGAACCTCTGGGGATTTCCCTGGTGATTGCCCCCTGGAACTACCCCTATTTAACGGCTGTAAATGCCGTGGTGCCGTCATTATTAGCGGGCAATGCGGTGATTTTAAAGCACTCTGCGCAGACCCCTCTCTGTGCAGAACGTATGGTTGAAGCATTCAGGGAGGCGGGATTGCCCTATGGGGTATTCCAATATCTGCATCTGAACCATGCCTATACCCAGAGACTGGCATGCGCCGAAGAGATTCAGCATATCGCCTTTACTGGATCAGTGGATGCCGGGGCAAAACTGGAGCGTACCGTGGCGGGGCGCTTTATTCAGGTGGGTCTGGAACTGGGTGGCAAGGACCCGGCCTATGTGCGCGAAGATGCAGACTTACAGCAAGCAGTGGAGGCAGTAGTCGATGGCGCATTTTTCAATTCTGGGCAGTCCTGCTGTGCCATTGAGCGAGTTTATGTTCAAGAAAAAATATTCGATGAATTTGTAGAGCGCGCGGTTGCCTTGCTTGGCAAATACCAGCTTGGACGCCCGGATAACCCAGACACCACACTGGGGCCGCTGGTGCGTGCCGAATCTGCTGATCGGGTACGCGCCCAAATTGATGAAGCCGTTGCCGAGGGTGCCAAAGCCCACTTGAGCGCCCGTGATTTTCCCCTGGATAACCGCGGCACCCAATATATGGCGCCGCAATTACTTACTGGTGTGCGCCACAAAATGCGTCTGATGCGGGAGGAATCTTTTGGTCCGGTATTGGGGGTGCAAAAAGTGCATGATGATGGTGAAGCCCTAGAATTTATGAATAACAGTCACTTTGGTCTAACCGCGGCAATTTTTTCACAAGATGAAGAGGCCGCAATGGCCATTGGCGATCATTTGCAGGCCGGCACAATATTCCTTAATCGATGTGATTACCTGGACCCGGAATTGGCTTGGACTGGTGTAAAACAATCCGGTAGGGGTTGTACTTTATCCAGGGTTGGATTTGAGCAATTAACTAGGCCCAAGTCCTTCCACTTGAAAATTGGGGGCTAGAGGGTCAGAAAAGAGGACGTTGTTGTGCGGCTGATTATGTGTTTTGTTGCTGGATTGCTTTTAATCACCCCCCCGATATCAATGGCGGAATCTTATCTTTATAAAAATATTATTTTGGAGATGCCCGATGGTTGGTCAATATATCAAGACACATACAGTGATGTCGGAATCCAATTTCGACAGAAAGATACGGATAACCTGATAGCCTTTATTCTTAGAGCGGAATTGCTTATAGATGGAACTGATCCCGGTGCATTGTTAAAAAACCATCCAGTAGAACACCCGGTTTCTTCAGTACAGATAGGCAACTACTCTGGCTACTTTGTCACTTTTATGTCCAAAGGAAAGTGCATGGCAAACTGGTTTCTGGGGGATGGACGGGATCTGCTGGTTGCACATTTTAAAGGAGACTGTAGCTCAGTAGATTACACTGCGGTGATCAGTGTCATTGAATCTATTGAAAATAGAGCTCATGCAATTAATTAGTGGCCCACAAGTCGTATAGGGAGAGTTTATAAAATGAAGGCGCTAATATTACTTTCTGACTTGTTGCTGTCGAGATATTCTCAGCTTACTCCATACTACCTCCTGAAGCTAAGAAGTGTGATGAAGTTTGGTTTTTGGAGAGTTTCGGAGAAGCCTTTCATATTTGATAAACAGTTAGTTGTGAGGTTAAGGACCTTGAGTCTGTTTTCAATTTGATTTATTCAGTCAAGGAAGTGCAGAAGTGAGAAACTGGTCCAGCGAACGCGAGTTAATAGTAAGAGGAGAGGGGCTATTGTGGACAAATACCAGGTAAACTGGAATTTCCCTACCAATATTTGGGTCGGACCTGGCCGGACAGCAGATCTTGCCAAAGCCTGTTGCGAACTGAATATTCAACGCCCACTATTGGTGACTGATCCAGGCCTTGCCGGCATGTCGCTTATTGATCGCGCTTATGCTCCCTGTAGAGAAAATGGTTTAGAGCTGGAAGTTTTCTCCTCAATCAAGGGGAATCCCAATGGTGAGAATATTAACCAAGGCGTCCAGCTGTTACGGGATAAAAATTGCGATGGAGTCATTGCCTTTGGTGGTGGTTCTGCTATTGATGCAGGCAAAGCTATTGCATTGATGGCAGGGCAGAGTCGGCCCATTTGGGACTTTGAAGATATTGGCGATAATTATAAGCGTGTTGACCCCAATGGCATGGTTCCGGTGATTGCAGTACCCACCACGGCTGGAACCGGTTCAGAAGTCGGGCGGGTGGCAGTGATCACTGATGAAAATGCAAAAATCAAGCGATTGATTTTTCATCCCAATATCTTGCCGGATATTGTGATTCTGGATGCCGAGCTGACAATCGGATTGCCACCAGCAGTAACTGCAGCGACAGGGATGGACGCGCTTTCCCATAACCTGGAATCCTATTATTCACTGATGTACCACCCCATGGCAGAGGGGATCGCCCTGCAAGGCATGCGGCTGATCAAGACGTATCTTCCGCGGGCTTACATGATTGGTACCGAGTTGAAGGCGCGTCAGCAGATGCTGGTTGCTTCTTGTATGGGTGCAACTGCCTTCCAACGTGGCCTGGGAGCCATTCATGCTCTCGCCCACCCTCTTGGTGGCCTTTACGATAAACATCACGGCTTACTCAATGCCATACTGATGCCCTATGTCCTTGTAGCGAACAGGCCAGCCATAGAGGTTCCCATGGGACAATTGGCGCTCTCTTTGCAATTGACCGGGAAAGACATGTTTGAGAGTGGCTTTGATGCAGTGCTTAACTGGGTTATTGGCCTGCGTAAGCAGCTGGGCATTCCTCATACTTTGCAAGAAATTGGTATTGGTAGCGATGATGCCGATAAGATTGGTCGTATGGCTGCAGAAGATCCGTCTGCAGCCAGTAACCCAATGTCTTTTAACGCAGTGGAATATCGCGATATTTTCCTGCGTGCCTGCCAGGGCACTGTCACACTGTAAGAGTTTCACCCTATAAGCCGACAGAAGATTACCTATCAAGAGAATTGTCCACAGGAATTAGCTATGCGCGGCGTCTTTACTCTGTTTATCCTCCTGGCTGCCACCCTCGGATATGCCCAGGATTCCCCGAATATTCGTACCGCTATTTTTGCCGGTGGTTGTTTCTGGTGTATGGAACCACCCTATGACAAAGTGAATGGCGTGCTGGAAACCACCTCAGGTTACAGCGGAGGTCATGTGAAAAATCCCACTTATGATCAGGTCTCTGCTGGTGGTACAGGTCATGCTGAGGTGGTACAAGTTAAATATGATGCAAACAAAGTGAGTTATTCGGAACTACTCAATATTTTTTGGCACAATGTAGACCCTTTCGATGCGGGTGGACAGTTCTGTGACCGGGGTGACCAATATCGCGCAGAGATTTTTTACGGTAGTGAAGAAGAGAAGAAGTTAGCCGAAGAGAGTAAGAAGAAAGTAGAGGCTGAGCTGGGTAAGAAAGTTGTTACCCAAATAAACCCTGCTGCAAAATTTTACCCGGCAGAAGCTTATCATCAGGATTACTACCAGCGTAATCCTCTCCGCTATAAATACTACCGTTACCGTTGTGGGCGGGATCAACGGCTTGAAGAGGTATGGGGTAAAACTTCGAGCTAGTAAGACTTGTGATGTACTTTATCATCTTCGGTAGTGATGTCTTAAATATCTTATCTGAGCCTGATTTTCAGCACTCAATTTAGGTAACGGTATGGGGTATCCTCAATCTGGAGTATTACAAGAAGGGGAAGTCTTGGGCTCTGCAGCTGGCTTTCCTGTTCTTTACCGCTATATTGCTGCGGAAAAATCCAAACCTTTAATGGTATTCATACCGGGTAACTCTCATCTGGCACGTATCTTCTATGGCTGCCCTGAGGCCCGGGAAGAGGATTTTATCAGTTACTGGGTTCATCGCTCAGGCCACCCCTTTCTGGCTGTTTCTTTCCCAATTGCCAATAAGGTTTTTGATGGCTTCTATCCCAGCTTTACTATTGCCGATTGGGGAAAGCAAGTCGCTGAAGTGATTGACGAGGTAGTTTCTAAGAATAACTTACAACGTGAGGTAATCGTTTGCGGCTGGAGTATGGGATGTAAGATTGCCGGAGCTCTTGGGAAGGAGGCGATTGCAAAGCAAATTTCAATTACTATGTTTGTCGCAATGTCTGGTGATCCTGCAGTTCCCGGTTTTTTGCCAAAAGCAAATGCTGAAAATATCGCTATGACACCAGAAGGACTGGCAAACAGGGAGAGCTTATACCCCTGGTTTTTTCAGGCGCTGGAAGATCAAAGTACCTATAATGGCCATACTATTCTCCCAAAAGATATTTATCGGCAGAGGATCCTGGGGGCCACCCCTGTGGGATTGATTGGCGCGGGCCTGATGTATAAGAATGGCCAATTTGTGGAAGACTTAGAATGGAGTCTTAAGTCCGCGAACACTTTCAATTACGACGATTATCCTTTTCCTGTAATTATTCATGGTAATTCGATATCTGATGCGGAAAACGTATTACTGAATACTTCTAACTGGGCGTTTATTAGAAATAGAGTGCTTATTAAGAGGGTGCTTGGGGATAATGCATTGAAGGACCTCTCTCCTGCTCAGTGGGAGCGTCTTCAAGAACTGGTTGAATGCTCTGGTAGCCACTTTTCGCAATCCCTTCCCGGGGGGCACTTCTTTTTTTGGGGGGAAATTGGGGCAAAGTTAATTTTGGAAAAAATAATACTTCTTACAAAAAATGTCAGGAGCATTCCTGATTTGATAAACTTATAATTGAAATTAAATCTTAAGATGTCTCATTTTTTAATTAAGTATCTTACTAGATAAGATATGAATTCTTCACGTTGTGACGTTGTTGTATTAGCGCAACCTAAAATTAGTCCACTTCTTTTTGTTTTTCCAAAGTAGCAAGTTGATAGTGGGGTGCTACCAAAGCCATGGTTAGCTAAATCTTTTGACAGTTTTATATCTTCGTGCCCAGGGGTTGCAATTACAAGATTCATTGGTGTACCTGGAGAAATTAGTTGTGCCTGTGATTTTAATCGACTCTGAATAAGTGTGCAAAAATGAACCCATTTTTCCTGATAAATATTACGCATTCTTCTTATATGGCGTACAAAATGTCCTTCGCCAATAAAATCGGCCAATATCGCTTGGTAAAGCAATGTAGATGGCCCAGAAATTTGGCCTTTTGCTTCTATAAAAGCTGGTGCTACAGGCTCAGGCACTACGAGATAACCTAAATTTAGGCTCGGCATAAGAGTTTTGCTGAAACTTCCACAATAGAGGACTGGAGCATCCTTCCTTAACCCCTGTAAGGCAGCGACCGGCTTTTTTTGAGAATAAAATTCACTCTCATAATCGTCTTCAAAAATCCAACACTTAGATTTTGCAGCCCAGTTCAGCAATTTTACTCGATCCTTAAGCTCCATAATACCACCCAAGGGATATTGATGAGTTGGTGAACAAAAAAGAAGTTTAGCTGCAAAATTTTTTTTAATTAAATTGTCTACATTAAGAATGCCGTTTTCTACTTGTATTTCTTGTAAGTTCACGTCCATAGACTTAAATAAGAAGCTGGCTCGCTTATAGCCAGGATTTTCAATCAATACTAAATCACCTTTATTCAATATGACTCTGATGCAAATATCTAGAGCTTCCAATTCACCATTCGTGATAATGATATGTTCCTCGGAACAATGAACGCCACGAGATATTCTTAGATATTCTGAAAGTCTTTTTCTAAGCGGTAAATATCCTCGTGAGTCTCCATATCCACTTATAGTGATTCTATCTAAATTTTGACGGTATAATTTGCACCATTTATTATGGGGGAAGGCCTCAAGATCAGGCAGACCAGGTGAAAATGGAAGCGGTTTAGGCCATCGAGACAAAGAATATGATGATGATCTTATAGACTCACCATAGTTTGATAAGTCAGGTAAAGAGTGAGTGCTTTCTGAGAAAAAAAACTTCTCCTTATTCGAACAACTGAATGATCTATCAGATATATTGTTTGGCATTTTTGAAGATATAAATATCCCTTTACCTGCCTGGGCAACTAAAAAACCTTCACTTTTTAATTGTTCAATAACTTGAATAATAGTATTGCGACTTACACCTAAAGACTCGGACATTATCCTAGATGATGGCAGTTTTGACCCGCTCGTAAATACTTGACATTCAATCTTATTCAGCAGAGCTTTATATAGCTGCTTTTGAAGAGGTTGATTTCGATCAATAAATATATCTGTAAGATCTAAAGTTTTCACCATAGAACCTAAAAATTTTCTGGATTATATTTTGTACATTGATAAATGTTAGTAATGCCATTTATAGTGACAATATTTTTCTTGTAAGAAATTGGGATCAATAAGTGAAAAGGAAGTTAAGTTAGTAGATCTTTAAGGGTGCTAATAAATCTTATACGGTCACATGAACTTGTATTGGCGCATCCTAAAACTAGACCATTTTCTTTTGAGTTATCACAATAATAATAAGGAGAAATTGGAGTGCTACCAAAGCCTTTTTTAAATAACCTTTCAGAAATCTTTACATCATTATGTCCAGGAATATTTAATGTAAAATTTAAAGCAGAACGTTTGGAAATAATATTTATACTGGAAGATAGGTCACATCTCATTAGGCCAAAAAAATGATCCAACTTTTCTTGATAACTCTTCCTCATTTGACGTGCATGTTGAGTGAAGTAACCTTCGCGTATAAAATCTGCCAATATAACTTGATGTGTGAGAGGGCAAGGGCCTGAGAGCTGCATTTTTGCATTCTTGAAAGCAGGTACTAGAGGCTTAGGAGATATTAAATAACCCAAGCGCAGATTTGGTAATAAAACTCTACTGAACCCTCCTATATAAATTACAGGAGTGCTGCTATGTAAGCCTTGAATTGAATCAACGGGTATACCTTCGTTGAAAAGTTCATTGTCAGAATCTCCCTCTAATATCCAACACTTATTTTTTTCAGCCCAATTGAGTATTTCTAATCTTTCTTGAAAAGGAATAATTCCACCTAACGGGGACTGTTGGTTTGGTGTTAAGCAAAGAAGTTTTCCATTTAGTTCATTTTTCATTAAATAATCTACATTTAAAACCCCCTGTTTAACCTCAAGAGGTTTCAAATTTACATGCATTGTGTTAAATAAAAATCTGGCTCTAGTACATCCTGGATTTTCCATCAGTACTGTATCTCCCGCATCTAAAGTTAACCTTGCACACAAATCCAAAGACTCTAGGCGTCCGCTTGTTATAATAATTTGATCAGGGGTACAAAAGGTTCCTCTAGTGGAATTTAAATAGTCAGATAACAATTCTCTTAATGGTTGGTATCCATTAATATCACCATACCCATTGAATTTTATATTTTCTTGATGTCTATGAAAAAGCTTTCCCCATTTTTTATATGGAAAAGATTTTACATCTGGCATACCTGGTGAAAACGGGTGAGAATCTGGCCAGTAAGTGTTTTCTATCGCGCTTAATTTATCTTGGTTCGACAGGCTAGGAAGTGATAATTCAGTTTTGCTGGCGTTCTTACTGATATTAGTTATTTTATCGATACAAGCTGAAAAGATTGGAGATACGAATACCCCTTTAGATGCTTTACTAACCAGAAAGCCATCCTTTTTTAGCTGCTCTATAACATGAATTATAGTATTACGACTAACACCTATAGATTTAGACATTGCACGTGAAGAGGGTAGCTGTGAACCAGCTGGATATCTTCCGCTTTTTATTCGTTCAACAAGAGCTGTATATAACTGCTCTTGAAGTGGCTTATTGCGAGATATATTTAAATCAATAAAATCTGGAGCACTCACTACTAGCACCAACTTCTTTTAATATCATTAGTCTTATATATATTTGGAACCTTGAATAGATTCATTTATATTGCTATTTATGAATTGTGATATTTACCATTATAGATTTCATGCATAACCTTATATAGCGTTTTTGTTTATTCATAATATATATTGCTGTTATAAGTATTTATGGAGCTCTCCAATCAAATGCTAATTTCTAGCAGCAATTAAAAAATTGCACTACCATTAATTAATAAACTTTAGATATCTCTAATCTAGCCAATAAATAATCGGAGGATTTAGAATCCTCTTTAGCCAATAACTATAAGAGTATTTCTCTACTTTTTATAAAACTCATAGAGCTTTTTAATTGAGATGATTTTCTCATTGTGGATAAATATTTGGGTAATAGATGATTCATTATCACTTTACAGTCCTTATGGTAGATCGAATTTCATACAGTTTGATTATGGTTAACCCACTATATGCCAATTGGCTTTTAGTGTTATAAGAATTCTACATTTGAAAGTATGAATTTCTATAACTGGCACCATGGTTTTTTTGCAACTGGTATCATGATTAATTTAACTGGCCCTAAACTTGTTTTAAACTGGTATTATTTTCTTGGTTAGAATTTATTTGAAAGAAAATATATTTTGTATATAAAGTTAAGTAAGATTAAATGGATTAAAACGTTATAGATAATTCTTACGTATTCAGTAATAAGTCATAGTTTTAAATTAAGAATATTGATAAGGGTAATGTTGCATAAACTACAACCGGAAGTAGTTTATGCAATATATCCCTAGCTCAAATTGAATTCCGCGAGCATCATCAAAGAATGAGAAGTTTAAATCGTTTTTAAGAAGGTTTACTTATTCGGTAAAAATTAAAAGTTCATATAAAAATTCTTCAATAGTTAAAGTCTTTAGAGTTGATTATTTTTTCTAGGCGCCCTATAAAGGCTACACGCTGTAATTTTGTTGTGTTTGCACAACCAATTATTAAACCAGACTTTTCTATTTTTCCAAAGTAACATAATGAAAGTGCTGTACTGCCAAATCCATACTTTGAAAGTTCCTCTACTATTTTTATATCATTCATACCCGGTGTGAGCAAAACAATATACATTACTGAATCTTTTGAAATTATTTTAACCTGAGGAGTAAGATGTTCGTGAATGAGGCAACATAAATGGTTTAACTTATCAGTATACAGAGAGCGCATTTTACGTATGTAACGTATAAAATGCCCTTCACTCATGAAATCGGCTAAGATTGCTTGATATAATAATGGGCAAGGTCCCTGGAGAATATTTTTTATGTTTATAAAAGCTGGTACTACATGCTCGGGAACTACCAGATAAGCTAATCGTATACTGGGTATTAAAATTCTATCAAAACTACCCATATAAAGTGTTGGGGAATTTTCAATCAATCCTTGTAGGGGGGTTACTAAATTATTTCTTTTTGAAAATTCAATGTTATAATCATCCTCTAAAATCCAGCAGTTGTTCTTAGTAGCCCATTGAAGTAACTTAACCCTATTCTCATATTCCATTATACTTCCTGTAGGATATTGGCGAGTAGGAGAAAGGTATAGAATTTTTCCTGATAATTTGTAATTTTTTATATCATCAGTATTTGTACATCCATTTTTTAGTTCGACCAAATTTATATTGGCGCCAAGCGCACTGAATACTTGATATGCACGAGGATATCCAGGATTTTCAATAAGCACCGAATCTCCATGATTCAATATGACCTTTGAACACAGATTTACAGCTTCCATACACCCGTTTGTGATTATTACTTGATCCTTTGTGCAGTGAACACCACGAGAAACACGCAAGTATTCTGCAATTTTCTCTCTGAGAGGAGCATAACCTCTTGGGTCACCAAATCCACTTACGGAGATCCTGCCTTGATGCATCTGATATAATTTCTGCCATTTATCGTAAGGAAAAGTATTTTGATCGGACAAACCTGGTGAAAAAGGAAGCGTACTACTCCAATGTGATTTAACCAAAGGCAATCTCTTCATTGACTCACCAAAACTTGATAAACCGGGAAGAGATTTAACATTACAATTAG
This DNA window, taken from Microbulbifer sp. GL-2, encodes the following:
- a CDS encoding alpha/beta fold hydrolase, with translation MGYPQSGVLQEGEVLGSAAGFPVLYRYIAAEKSKPLMVFIPGNSHLARIFYGCPEAREEDFISYWVHRSGHPFLAVSFPIANKVFDGFYPSFTIADWGKQVAEVIDEVVSKNNLQREVIVCGWSMGCKIAGALGKEAIAKQISITMFVAMSGDPAVPGFLPKANAENIAMTPEGLANRESLYPWFFQALEDQSTYNGHTILPKDIYRQRILGATPVGLIGAGLMYKNGQFVEDLEWSLKSANTFNYDDYPFPVIIHGNSISDAENVLLNTSNWAFIRNRVLIKRVLGDNALKDLSPAQWERLQELVECSGSHFSQSLPGGHFFFWGEIGAKLILEKIILLTKNVRSIPDLINL
- a CDS encoding PLP-dependent aminotransferase family protein, producing the protein MKTLDLTDIFIDRNQPLQKQLYKALLNKIECQVFTSGSKLPSSRIMSESLGVSRNTIIQVIEQLKSEGFLVAQAGKGIFISSKMPNNISDRSFSCSNKEKFFFSESTHSLPDLSNYGESIRSSSYSLSRWPKPLPFSPGLPDLEAFPHNKWCKLYRQNLDRITISGYGDSRGYLPLRKRLSEYLRISRGVHCSEEHIIITNGELEALDICIRVILNKGDLVLIENPGYKRASFLFKSMDVNLQEIQVENGILNVDNLIKKNFAAKLLFCSPTHQYPLGGIMELKDRVKLLNWAAKSKCWIFEDDYESEFYSQKKPVAALQGLRKDAPVLYCGSFSKTLMPSLNLGYLVVPEPVAPAFIEAKGQISGPSTLLYQAILADFIGEGHFVRHIRRMRNIYQEKWVHFCTLIQSRLKSQAQLISPGTPMNLVIATPGHEDIKLSKDLANHGFGSTPLSTCYFGKTKRSGLILGCANTTTSQREEFISYLVRYLIKK
- a CDS encoding PLP-dependent aminotransferase family protein — protein: MSAPDFIDLNISRNKPLQEQLYTALVERIKSGRYPAGSQLPSSRAMSKSIGVSRNTIIHVIEQLKKDGFLVSKASKGVFVSPIFSACIDKITNISKNASKTELSLPSLSNQDKLSAIENTYWPDSHPFSPGMPDVKSFPYKKWGKLFHRHQENIKFNGYGDINGYQPLRELLSDYLNSTRGTFCTPDQIIITSGRLESLDLCARLTLDAGDTVLMENPGCTRARFLFNTMHVNLKPLEVKQGVLNVDYLMKNELNGKLLCLTPNQQSPLGGIIPFQERLEILNWAEKNKCWILEGDSDNELFNEGIPVDSIQGLHSSTPVIYIGGFSRVLLPNLRLGYLISPKPLVPAFKNAKMQLSGPCPLTHQVILADFIREGYFTQHARQMRKSYQEKLDHFFGLMRCDLSSSINIISKRSALNFTLNIPGHNDVKISERLFKKGFGSTPISPYYYCDNSKENGLVLGCANTSSCDRIRFISTLKDLLT
- a CDS encoding PLP-dependent aminotransferase family protein, which codes for MKLKKFTNLILSQKYPLQKQIYNFIIKLIEDGELLPGNRLPSSRVLANYLDVSRNTIIQVVEKLIKEGFLVSEAQKGIFINSNITIYKKSKEGIQKVNVTNCNVKSLPGLSSFGESMKRLPLVKSHWSSTLPFSPGLSDQNTFPYDKWQKLYQMHQGRISVSGFGDPRGYAPLREKIAEYLRVSRGVHCTKDQVIITNGCMEAVNLCSKVILNHGDSVLIENPGYPRAYQVFSALGANINLVELKNGCTNTDDIKNYKLSGKILYLSPTRQYPTGSIMEYENRVKLLQWATKNNCWILEDDYNIEFSKRNNLVTPLQGLIENSPTLYMGSFDRILIPSIRLAYLVVPEHVVPAFINIKNILQGPCPLLYQAILADFMSEGHFIRYIRKMRSLYTDKLNHLCCLIHEHLTPQVKIISKDSVMYIVLLTPGMNDIKIVEELSKYGFGSTALSLCYFGKIEKSGLIIGCANTTKLQRVAFIGRLEKIINSKDFNY